Proteins encoded within one genomic window of Panicum virgatum strain AP13 chromosome 1N, P.virgatum_v5, whole genome shotgun sequence:
- the LOC120655733 gene encoding dCTP pyrophosphatase 1-like produces MNGGGVEVSMEGKGGVGGAVRDGEMGAATEAAAASLEALRKRMADFARERDWEQFHSPRNLLLALVGEVGELSEIFQWKGEVPKGLPGWDEAEKEHLGEELADVLLYLVRLSDMCGVDLGNTALRKMEINARKYPVGQCKGSSKKHTHYGSTNSVSANDNVNTMNKEHNNGV; encoded by the exons ATGAACGGTGGTGGTGTGGAGGTGAGCATGGAGGGGAAGGGCGGCGTTGGCGGCGCTGTTCGCGATGGCGAGATGGGGGCGGcgacagaggcggcggcggcgagcctggAGGCGCTGCGGAAGCGGATGGCGGACTTCGCCAGGGAGAGGGACTGGGAGCAGTTCCACTCCCCTAGGAACCTGCTCCTCGCCCTG GTTGGGGAGGTGGGGGAGCTATCTGAGATATTCCAATGGAAAGGGGAGGTGCCCAAGGGGCTGCCAGGCTGGGACGAGGCTGAGAAGGAGCACTTGGGTGAGGAGCTCGCCGACGTGCTCCTCTACCTGGTCCGGCTGTCGGACATGTGCGGTGTCGACCTTGGCAATACTGCCCTGCGCAAGATGGAGATCAATGCACGCAAGTATCCAGTTGGCCAGTGCAAGGGCTCATCCAAGAAGCACACCCACTATGGCTCCACTAACAGCGTTAGCGCCAACGACAATGTTAACACCATGAACAAGGAGCATAACAATGGGGTGTAA